Below is a window of Corynebacterium kalinowskii DNA.
CGTTCACGATCGCGCGGCCAGCTCGGTCAACTTCGGCACCAGCCTGGTCAGCAACCATCTTGGACAGTGGGGAAGCAGCCACACCTGCGGACCAGATCTTGCAGAAGGAAGGAATGGTGGAGACCGAGTCGTCCTTCATGTTCTTGACGACGATCGCCTCTTCGTTCACGTCGGTAACGATGGAGTTCAGCATCACGGTCACGCCGAGGTTCTGCAGGCGACGCAGGGCGTTACGACCCAGGCGCTTGCCGAATGGAGGCAGTACCTGAGGAGCGCCGTCCAGGAGGATGATCTTCGCCTGGGAAGGATCGATGTTGCGGTACTGATCCTTCAGGGTGCGGTTAGCCATTTCAGCCAACTGACCAGCAAGCTCGACACCGGTTGGGCCGGCACCGACGATGGTGAAGGTCATGTAGCGCTCGCGCTTTACTGGATCCTGGGTCATGTCGGCGCGCTCAAAGGCCTCCATGATGCGGGCGCGAATTTCGAGGGCATCGTCGATGTCCTTCATACCTGGCGCGAACTGAGCGAAGTGGTCGTTGCCAAAATAGGACTGACCAGCGCCGGCTGCGACGATGAGGGAGTCATAGCCAAAGACCTTGGTGTTGTTGCCCAGCTGCGTGGTGACAGTCTGTTCGTTGATATCAATGCCGGTGACCCGAGCCTTGACTACGTAGGCATTGTCCTGGTCCGCCAAGATCTGGCGGGTGGCTGGAGCGATCTCACCGGATGCCAACAGGCCGGTTGCTACTTGGTAAAGCAGCGGCTGGAACAGGTGGTGGTTGGTGCGGTCGATCAGGGTGACGTCGACATCAGCCTTCTTCAGACGCTGAGTTGCAAACAGTCCACCGAAGCCGGAACCGATAATGACAACATGGTGACGTTCTTCGGAAGGGCGGAATGGCTTCTCAGACATATACTTTTAGCTCCTGTTATGGGGGTGTTCCTGGGGTTAGGGTTCCCATTCTAGACCGTGCTTTGACCTTGGTCACATCCTGGGTAGCACTCGAGTGATGGTTGACTCATCCGTGTCGGTTCTGTGCTGGGCGAAAAGGGAGCATTAAGCTGTCCTTGTTTGGATATATTTCCCGGAAGCGAGGTGACGATCCGAGATGGCAACCTACATTCCACAGCACTTGGAGAATGTGGATGCGCAGAGTTGGCCTGCGTTGGTGTCGGTGACTGAGCCAGGCCGGATCGTTAACTTCCGTACCCGTCAGGCTGAGCGCCGGTTCGCAGTGGCTTGCGACAAAGCAGGGATTGCGCTCGGTGGTGAATCTCCGGATGTAGAAGTAGTCCAGGAAGAGCTCTTTGTGCGTCTGGCGGAGTCCGGTTGGCTCGGGCTCGCGGAATCCTACATGGCAGGCGAGTGGACGGCGACAGACCTCACCGGCACCTTGACTAAGCTATTAGGCGCCGACTTTCAGCCACAGGGTCGCCGGTCCGGCACGTCCGTACGCAGCGCGAGCAGGGGAGATGGGCACGAACTTCCTGCCGACCTAGTGCAGCTGTGCTCCGTCGACGGAGTCAGCATGTTTGGCGGACTTTTCGCCTCGGGCGTGCCGACGACCGTTCGTACCTCCACCAAGAGTTTTGTTTCGGGTGCCGGGCGGGGCAGTGAACCTGCGACACATTTCGTGGATGTGACGACCTTGTCTGCGCCCATCGGCGTGGAGCGGGCCGATTTTGACGCGGCCCAGCAACGCGCCGCTGAGAGCTTGCTGGACGCCGCCCTTGTTGATCAGGGTGCCGACGTCCTGGAATTTCCCAGCTCAGGTGGCACGATCGCATTGCTGGCTTCTGCGCGGGGTGCGACGGTGGACGTTCTCACTGCGGACCCTGACCACCAGATCGCGGTGGAGGAGTTCATCACGCTCAACGGCGCTACCGACTACGTGCACCCGTACACCCTGAAGGCTCCTTTTCCGACCCGCGAAGAGTGGCGAGGCCGATACGACTGCATTATCTCCACCGAAAAGCTCGAGTACCTGGGCAAACAGGGCGCCATTTCCTACTTGAAGTCTCTCGACCGCATGCTTACCATCGGCGGCTTCATTGGATTGCAGACCGTGGTCGCTACCGATTCCTTCGGCCCGACCAGCCGTCAAGCCCTATCGGTACTGCGCAGCTATGTGTGGCCCGCCCTGCGCTTTTCGACGATCACAGGCCTGCATACCTTGGTCGACAAGGAATCGGGTTTGCGGATCATCGCAGAAAAGCACTTCGGTGACCACTACTTAGAGAGCCTGCGAATCCAGCGCGAGCTTTTTGAAAGCCATCTCCGCGAGGCGGCAGCGGCAGGGTATGACCCAGTTTTTCGCCGAATGTGGATTTACCACTTTGCGTTGCTTGAGGCCCTGTTCCGGCTCGGACACTTGGAAGCGGTGCAGCTGACGCTCACGACGAGAAACCGGTCTGGGCGTCGATAAGCCCTGCTTAGAGCAGTACCCAGCCCGCGATGCCCGCTCCGAGGGCGATGGCCCACGCTGGAACATTCCACTTTGCCATGCCCAGCCAGCACACGGCGGCAATTGCCATGGACGGGATGCCACTGATGCCGTGAGTGAACACCGGGTTGTACAGGGCCGCTGCCAGCAGTCCGACCACGGCGGCGTTCGCTCCGGCGAAGGCCTTCCGGATGGTTAGTGAGTGGGAGAGTCGGTCCCAGTAGTGGAGGCCGAAAAGGACCAGGAGCGCAGAGGGGGCGAAGATCGCAATGGTGGCGATCGCGGCTCCAAGGAGGCCGGCGTCGGCGCCACCGAGGAAGGACGCGAAGGTAAACAGCGGGCCAGGGACAGCCTGGGCGGCGGAATAGCCAGCAAGGAACTCGGTTTGGGAGACCCAGCCTGGGGCGACGGTGTGTTGTTCGAGAAGCGGCATCACCACGTGGCCGCCGCCGAAGACGAGGGCGCCGGAGGAGAAGTAGGCGTTGATCATTTCCAGGGTGTGATCCTTGGTGGTGCGCGCCAAGATTGGGAGCGCGATCAGCGCCGCGACGAACAACGCGAGCGCAGATAATGCGACGGCTTGCGGTACTGATCGAGAGTCGTCGGTCTCCGTCGGTGCAGATGCTTGGCACACAAACGCGCCAGCGAGCGCAGCCACTGCGATGACTGCGACGTGCGTCCAGGGGCTCGGAACGCTGAGAACGATCAACCCCGCAATGACAGCAATGGTGGCGGTCACCCTGGTGTTCGCCAAGTTCTTTGCCATGCCTGCCACAGCGTGAAAGACCACGGCAACTGCAGCAGCCAGCAATCCTTTCAACCATCCGGCTTCGGGATCCACGAGCGTCGAGTCTTTGACGAGTAAGGCGAACGCGGTAAGCACAGCCGCAGACGGCAACGTGAAGGCCAGCCAAGCCATGAGCATGCCCAGATATCCCGCGCGACGGAAACCGATAACCATGCCGACCTGCGAGGATGCCGGACCAGGGAGGAACTGGCACAGCGCTACGGTGTTGGCGTAGTCGGCTTCGGTGAGCCAGTTGCGCTTGTCAACGAAGGCCGTCTTGAAGTAGCCCAAATGAGCAGTAGGTCCGCCGAAGGACGTGAGGCCGAGGGTGCTGAACACTTTGAGGACTTCCCACGGGCTGCCCTGAACTTTGGTCATGACGGTTGATAATAAAGCCCTTAGGCGTTGTTCGCAGAACCAGGGCTAAGCAAAAAGACCAATACAGTCGACGGAATGTAAAGTATAGTATACAATCAGATTTGAAAGCTTTACGCAGCCGGAAAGGGAATCATGTCAAACAAGTCAACGCAATATTCGATCGCGATCCGTCTCATCGCGGGGCTTCTAGCTGTCCTCTACCTGGTTGGCGATATCAGTCCTTGGCTGGCTATTTTATTGGCCTGTGCACAAATAGTGCTCGTTGCCTTGATGTCGGTTGAATATAAAAAGGTCACCAAGGGAAATTCTGAACAGCGCTAAGTGGGATTAGCGGCCTGCGGGTCGCGCTGAAACTCAAGAGCCGCATCCAATTGGCCCAGGTGGCGGGCCAATTCGTCGATGACATGCAGCATGATCCAGGACAGCTGTGGCGGATCCGATTCTAGGAATTTGCCACTGGTAGTGGCAGATTCAGACAGGTCGTGCTCACGCAAGGTGGTCTCAAACATGTCTAGATTTTGTGCAAGCTTGGCGACGGCATCGGCGAGCGTCACGGTCGGCGCAAACCATCTCGTTCCGGGACGTCCGTCATGCCAGTCGCCCCAGACATCGGGAAGCGCTTGACCATGGAAGCCCCACAGGATCCAGCGGCGCTCCATGTGGAAGATGTGGTTCGCCAGCTCCGCCGCGGACCAGCCACTGGGTGTTAGTGGTTCGTGGATGTTCGAGACTAGGCCTAGTTGGCGTTCAAGGTCGGCGTGATAGTGACGGACGTAGCCGAAAAGATGCTGGGCCATGTCCATGTGAGGCAGTTGGGGAGGATAGCTCGCGGTGCTCGTCATGGCCGCCAGTGTAATGTGGACGTTAACCACGCCTCCTATTTGACATAATGTACATTATCGGACAATTGGGGTAATTTCCGCACGTTGGTGAGGCGCTGGCTCCGTATGGAAATTCCCACTACTAATGTCACTGTGACGTAAGTTGCGGGGGTCTACTGTTGTGGCTCTTGAGGTGTTTGGGATCGATATGCGGTGCGCAACTGCAGCGCGCTCAAAACGAACAAGCCGATCGCGATCAGCCCGATCAGTGGCATCCCCTTGATCATGACGAAGATGAAGAATCCGAGGATCACGACGAGCCGGAACCACAGCCACGGAATCATCCGCTTGGTCATCATGGGTTACTTCTCCAGCGCCAGGCGAATGTTCAGGTGGCCCTCGGTATCGATCTTTGCCGCTACAAAGTCTGGAGTCTCTACGCCGTAATCCAGGCGGTTGAATGGAATGTTGGCGCCGACCACAATGTTGTCGCCCGTGCGTAGGATGTCCAGCTCGGCGTCGATATGCTTTGCGACGCCATGGATCGTCAGCGTGCCCGGGACGGTCACTTTGCCAACAGTTGCGTTATCTGGAATGTCGGCGACGTTGACTGAGGCATTTTCATCGGCGACGAACTTTGCCGTTGGGTACTTGTCCGTTTCCAGGAGCTTCATTCGTACGTTGATATCGCGCTTTTCCCGATCAGTACGAATAGTTGTCATGTCAACTGTAATGTCCGTACTCTTGAGTTTTCCCTGGTCGATGACAACGCTGCCATCAACATTTTCGGTGCTACCCGAGGTCTCGCGGCGCTCGCCTGGCAAGATCTCATGGAACGTGTAGCCCACCGAGGTTGGGTTTCCTGGTGCGGCCTTAACCACAGACCAGGTGCCATTGATTTCGGTCGATGCCTTCTTCGCACCTTCGACCTGGATACCATCGGTCTTTACGCCGGGCGTCATGTACGCCTTGTACGCCACCGGAGCCACACTGGCCAGCGCCACGATGATGATCGCGATGGCGAGGCCAATGACTAGTTTCTTGTTGTAAGTCTGATTCATCAGTGCCTTAGTAACCTAACGTAGTTTCTCGATGGTGCACGC
It encodes the following:
- a CDS encoding NAD(P)/FAD-dependent oxidoreductase; its protein translation is MSEKPFRPSEERHHVVIIGSGFGGLFATQRLKKADVDVTLIDRTNHHLFQPLLYQVATGLLASGEIAPATRQILADQDNAYVVKARVTGIDINEQTVTTQLGNNTKVFGYDSLIVAAGAGQSYFGNDHFAQFAPGMKDIDDALEIRARIMEAFERADMTQDPVKRERYMTFTIVGAGPTGVELAGQLAEMANRTLKDQYRNIDPSQAKIILLDGAPQVLPPFGKRLGRNALRRLQNLGVTVMLNSIVTDVNEEAIVVKNMKDDSVSTIPSFCKIWSAGVAASPLSKMVADQAGAEVDRAGRAIVNEDLTVGEYKNVFLVGDMANRDNLPGVAQVAMQGGEYAAEQIIHELNGRPNTERPKFEYFDKGSMATVSRYSAVVKMGKLEFTGFIGWFMWLAVHIMFLVGYRNRWTAAWAWGLNVLSPKRWQMTVTDQQRKARNLIEQ
- a CDS encoding class I SAM-dependent methyltransferase; the encoded protein is MATYIPQHLENVDAQSWPALVSVTEPGRIVNFRTRQAERRFAVACDKAGIALGGESPDVEVVQEELFVRLAESGWLGLAESYMAGEWTATDLTGTLTKLLGADFQPQGRRSGTSVRSASRGDGHELPADLVQLCSVDGVSMFGGLFASGVPTTVRTSTKSFVSGAGRGSEPATHFVDVTTLSAPIGVERADFDAAQQRAAESLLDAALVDQGADVLEFPSSGGTIALLASARGATVDVLTADPDHQIAVEEFITLNGATDYVHPYTLKAPFPTREEWRGRYDCIISTEKLEYLGKQGAISYLKSLDRMLTIGGFIGLQTVVATDSFGPTSRQALSVLRSYVWPALRFSTITGLHTLVDKESGLRIIAEKHFGDHYLESLRIQRELFESHLREAAAAGYDPVFRRMWIYHFALLEALFRLGHLEAVQLTLTTRNRSGRR
- the chrA gene encoding chromate efflux transporter → MTKVQGSPWEVLKVFSTLGLTSFGGPTAHLGYFKTAFVDKRNWLTEADYANTVALCQFLPGPASSQVGMVIGFRRAGYLGMLMAWLAFTLPSAAVLTAFALLVKDSTLVDPEAGWLKGLLAAAVAVVFHAVAGMAKNLANTRVTATIAVIAGLIVLSVPSPWTHVAVIAVAALAGAFVCQASAPTETDDSRSVPQAVALSALALFVAALIALPILARTTKDHTLEMINAYFSSGALVFGGGHVVMPLLEQHTVAPGWVSQTEFLAGYSAAQAVPGPLFTFASFLGGADAGLLGAAIATIAIFAPSALLVLFGLHYWDRLSHSLTIRKAFAGANAAVVGLLAAALYNPVFTHGISGIPSMAIAAVCWLGMAKWNVPAWAIALGAGIAGWVLL
- a CDS encoding mycothiol transferase, with protein sequence MTSTASYPPQLPHMDMAQHLFGYVRHYHADLERQLGLVSNIHEPLTPSGWSAAELANHIFHMERRWILWGFHGQALPDVWGDWHDGRPGTRWFAPTVTLADAVAKLAQNLDMFETTLREHDLSESATTSGKFLESDPPQLSWIMLHVIDELARHLGQLDAALEFQRDPQAANPT
- a CDS encoding YceI family protein, which codes for MNQTYNKKLVIGLAIAIIIVALASVAPVAYKAYMTPGVKTDGIQVEGAKKASTEINGTWSVVKAAPGNPTSVGYTFHEILPGERRETSGSTENVDGSVVIDQGKLKSTDITVDMTTIRTDREKRDINVRMKLLETDKYPTAKFVADENASVNVADIPDNATVGKVTVPGTLTIHGVAKHIDAELDILRTGDNIVVGANIPFNRLDYGVETPDFVAAKIDTEGHLNIRLALEK